The Reichenbachiella carrageenanivorans region GTATCTCTGTTTTGAAAAAAGATACTGCGGACCTGCTGGGAGATGTCAAATTTGGCGCAAGCCGCATTACCGAAATAGTGGATGGGTTAAGGATTTTCTCTAGAAAAGACGAGAAGAAATTCAAAAAAGCTCACTTACATGAAATTATCGATTCGGCCTTGCTAATCTCCAAATCAAAATACAAAGGTCGTGTACAAATCATCAAGGAATATGGAAGTGATATACCTTCGATCGATTGTTTCCCTGGTCAGTTGAATCAAATATTCATTAACCTAATTGGCAATGCTGCCGACGCCATAGAAGGCGAAGGATGGATCAAAATTATGCTACAAAGTATAGGTAGTAAGTACGTCCGGGTCATCGTACAAGACAGTGGTAGTGGTATGACCGAGGAAGTAAAAAAGAAAATATTCGAGCCACTCTATACGACCAAGGAATCTGGAAAGGGTACTGGACTGGGCTTATCCATATCTATGGACATCATAAAAACCCACCGTGGTCACATAGATGTACGCAGCAAAGTAGGTGTAGGCACAGCTTTCATTCTGACCCTTCAGGTAGACCTTATGAAGTCAGAAAAAAGCTCAAATCAATCCTAACACAGCGGTCAACATTTCACATTAGGTCATCCAGCCTATTCTGTTTAGATTTGCCGATTGGCCTTTGGCAAACTTCTTGCATTCCCGCGGAAAACCGAGGCTATCAAAATCGGAGATATAGAATAATAAAGCAGCTATGATCAGATACAAGTTTTCTAAAAAACAAGATCAAGAATTTACCGCCACCCTAAGATCGAGAGTTAATGCCTATTTTCAAGACAATGGCATAAACAGAGATGCAAATTCTACCATGGTGGTAAAATCGATCTGCTTGTTCGCTTGGTATCTCACCCCCTATTTCATCCTCATTTTTAGTGGCATCACTAGCATGCCTATTTTGATTTCTCTTTGGATAGTTATGGGATTAGGTAAGGCATTTATTGGCACTGCCATAATGCACGACTCACTACATGGATCATACTCCAAGAGCAAAAAAGTAAACTTCTGGATGGGGCTTTCGGCCATGCTCATAGGCGTGGACTCGCTAATTTGGAAGATCCAACACAATGTAATCCACCATACCTACACCAATATAGAACATACCGACGAAGATATTTTACCACGCATTGTCTTTCGCTTCTCACGAAATCAGCCTAAAATGTGGTTTCACAGGTTCCAGCACATCTATGCACCACTATTCTACTGTGTACCACTACTAGAATGGCTAACCACTAAAGATTTCCTAAAAGCATTCGACTATCGGAAAATGCGTTTGATCAAACCAGGAAAAGAATTCAGAACAGAACTATTGGGTATCATAGCTAGAAAGTTCTTCTACTACATCTTCTTCGTAGCTGTCCCTATGATCGTCATCCCTATTCCTGCTTGGATCACGTTAGTCATGATCCTAATCTCTAGCGGCGTGACGGGTATCATGCTTGCGATGATTTTTCAAACGGCCCATGTAGTGCCTTCTGCAGCTTTCTTTGAGATAGAAGGCGAAGAAGTAGATCACAGTTGGTCTGCTCACCAACTGCTTACCACTTGCAACTACGGCATGAATGACAAAATACTAAGCTGGCTCGTGGGTGGGCTCAACTTTCAAGTAGAGCATCACCTATTTCCAGACATTTGTCACGTACACTACCCTCAGATCGCACCTATCGTGCAGCAAACAACCAAGGAATTTGGTCTGCCCTACTATGCTGTAGATACATTTGGAGATGCAGTAGCCAGTCACTTTCACATGCTTAAAGAGCTGGGGCGAAACCAAGAATATGCTGGGCAGCCCGCATACTTTGTAGCAAAGGCCTAAAGAATAACAATCAAAAAAAGAGCGGTCAGGATAAGAATCCTGACCGCTCTTTTTTTGCACTTAGTTGTTTTATAATTTCTCCAAAATGCTCTCCAACTGACCCAAATCTGCATTTATTTCAATCGCCACTTTTTCACGCTCAATATAGTCTTGTAAACGTTGTGGAATTTCTACCTTTTCGTCAATAATAGGCTCTACTACATCCAAAAACTTAGCCGGATGAGCGGTCTCCAAGAACACCCCTATACCATCATGATCTTTCATATACTCCTTCAGACCCAAGTAGCCTACCGCTCCATGAGGATCTAACAGGTATCCAGTATCACCATATACTTGTTTGATGGTATCGGCTGTTTGCTCATCGGAATAAGTATAGCCTTTGAGTTCATTTCTAAAATTGTCTACCTCGGCTCCAAACAGATCATTCATACGATAAAAATTGCTCGGATTACCTACATCCATAGCATTAGAGATGGTTTCTACAGATCTTCTTGGCTCGAAATTGCCTGATCGCAAATAAGCTGGCACAATATCGTTGGCATTAGCGGAAGCTATATATTGTTTGATAGGCAAGCCCATTTTCTTAGCGAGCAATCCAGCAGTCAAATTACCATAATTGCCACTAGGCACAGAAATATACAAATCCTTATCTCCTCCCAACATGGCATAAGTCCAGAAGTAATAAAATGACTGTGGCACCAATCTCGCCATATTGATAGAGTTGGCTGAGGTGAGATTATATTTCTCTTTAAGTTCCAAATTTAAAAAGGCATCTTTTACCATTTTCTGACAATCATCAAATGTGCCTTCTACTTCACAAGCCGTGATATTTTCTCCTAAGGTAGTGAGCTGCTGCTCCTGGATCTTGCTGATTTTCCCTTTCGGGTAGAGAATCACAACATTGATATTTTTCATTCCCAAAAAACCACTGGCAACTGCACTACCAGTATCACCAGAAGTAGCCACTAAAATGGTCGCTTTCTTGTCGCTTTGGCGTGAAAAATAGCTAAGACACCTCGCTAAAAACCTAGCCCCTACATCCTTGAACGCACAAGTAGGGCCATGATACAATTCCAATGCATAGACGTTGTCTTCGACCTCGACTAAAGGCAAATCGAAACTAAGCGTACCTGCTACTATTTTTCTTAGTTCCTCTTCAGGGATTTCGTCTTCGATATAACATTTGGCTACTTCATATGCAATATCGTGCAGCTCCATGTCATGGATATTTTCGAAAAATGCTCTAGGCAATTGTGTAATGGTTTTCGGCATGTATAATCCATTGTCATCTGGCAACCCTTGGAATATCGCTTTTTCGAAACTTACTTCTGGTACTTGTTTATTTGTGCTGTAATATTTCATTGATTTTTTAACTCTTCTATTCGCCAAACGAATAGATGGTTTACATTTTCTCTCCTTTAAACATCAGAATAGACTCTACAGATCCGTCTTTCAAATGT contains the following coding sequences:
- the thrC gene encoding threonine synthase, encoding MKYYSTNKQVPEVSFEKAIFQGLPDDNGLYMPKTITQLPRAFFENIHDMELHDIAYEVAKCYIEDEIPEEELRKIVAGTLSFDLPLVEVEDNVYALELYHGPTCAFKDVGARFLARCLSYFSRQSDKKATILVATSGDTGSAVASGFLGMKNINVVILYPKGKISKIQEQQLTTLGENITACEVEGTFDDCQKMVKDAFLNLELKEKYNLTSANSINMARLVPQSFYYFWTYAMLGGDKDLYISVPSGNYGNLTAGLLAKKMGLPIKQYIASANANDIVPAYLRSGNFEPRRSVETISNAMDVGNPSNFYRMNDLFGAEVDNFRNELKGYTYSDEQTADTIKQVYGDTGYLLDPHGAVGYLGLKEYMKDHDGIGVFLETAHPAKFLDVVEPIIDEKVEIPQRLQDYIEREKVAIEINADLGQLESILEKL
- a CDS encoding fatty acid desaturase family protein, with protein sequence MIRYKFSKKQDQEFTATLRSRVNAYFQDNGINRDANSTMVVKSICLFAWYLTPYFILIFSGITSMPILISLWIVMGLGKAFIGTAIMHDSLHGSYSKSKKVNFWMGLSAMLIGVDSLIWKIQHNVIHHTYTNIEHTDEDILPRIVFRFSRNQPKMWFHRFQHIYAPLFYCVPLLEWLTTKDFLKAFDYRKMRLIKPGKEFRTELLGIIARKFFYYIFFVAVPMIVIPIPAWITLVMILISSGVTGIMLAMIFQTAHVVPSAAFFEIEGEEVDHSWSAHQLLTTCNYGMNDKILSWLVGGLNFQVEHHLFPDICHVHYPQIAPIVQQTTKEFGLPYYAVDTFGDAVASHFHMLKELGRNQEYAGQPAYFVAKA